The genome window ttaaaAGTTTGGTAGAAAAATGATTTAGCAGtaagtgtttttaatgtgtaaacctggttttagatgtttcttagaaattttaaaatatttttcaaattcagaaatactttattgaccACAAAGGGgcattaaatgttgttgtaactcatattattCAAGGTTCTTCAAAGATAAAAGTTTCATGTAGTCTTTAAGATATCAATCTTCTATGCTTTTCAGCCTAAATTTTAAGAACTCAAAATTTATTAAAGATTATggggctttttttttaccttcagtGTCTCTTCATCCAAAGCTTCAACTTCCTCAATCATCTTCTGTATTTCCTGAGAAGGGATAACTGAGATGACAGAATGAGCGTAGGTTTCTCGGTCAGAGGTCTGCCTTCCTTGCTCAGTGGTGCATTCTGTCAGAGTGGCTAGGCTGTCATAAAGATGAAATACGAACATGAGTATGATGGTGGTGATCCGCCtgtgaacattttctgcatctGTCTGGAAACCCAAACCCATTTTAGCAGTCTCACCTGACAGAGAAACCTTTATTTGTGCAGTCTTTACCCAGCTCAGACTCTTGGGGATTATCAACATCTTTAAGTGGAGTCTCCAGAACATTTTGGGATTGAGGATTGCCATGGTCAGAAGAAGGAAGGGAACGCAATATTGCTTGTGAAACCTAAAAAAATAGacacaattaaaatattaatattttaatactgCAAGCAACATTGGGCGGCTCTCACTGAGCTGCGAGGGCCATCATCCAAATCCCATCGCCATCATCAATGCCCTCACACCACTCCCATATGTGTCCACTATCCGGCACATTCGGTAAATCTGTCAAATTGCCTTCAGTTAACATCAGTGCAAGTTCAGTGTGAAGTTGGCCAAGATCGGACCTTCCAGACAGGAGTtattttcacttcctgtttcatggtAAAGTATTGGCAAAGACTTCTTTAGGCTTTGGAACATGTCATGCATGGTGTTTAATAATTAGAGGATACAGTTTTAATCTTATATCACACACAGGGAAAAGCTGGAGGAATCACCAGATAATCATGTTTCTTCTCTAAATGGTTGAGTGATGTCATCAACCTACCACACCAATGTGTTGAGCAGTCCTTCCTGATAATGCACACAAAATCTAGAGCTGACTGGATGATGATACAGCTGTTGGAAATAGTCTAGGGGAGTGGAGTCAAATTCAAAAGTAATCAAATTGGCCTCTCtagaagctaaaaaaaaaagtctttaatatCCATTTTGGTGCAAATCAGATGATGTATGTGAGATTTAGAGCAAACCATGTGAAAACAGTGAGAGATGGGAATTTTGCACTCTTTCAGCCCCAGTCCAGCCATCACACATTGTGAAGAGAAGGATGCAGTACCACCTGATTCTGTGTCAGCAGACACAAGTTGAAATCTGTATGAATCAAAGAGTAAacctaggcctgtcgcgataaacgataaatcgattaatcatacgataaattaaaactatcgatgtcatttcaattatcggcattatcgtctcttccgacctttttctctttctgttaatgacactgaatgaaaaagggctcaactccggtgctctccaatgaccctccttcctcatttccttagtgtaaagcccagcgcacacgacacaaTCTTAGAGCTGTAGGCCGATTGTCGGCctattttcaaaacctgacagaccacacattagccgacagagatcctaggtataacggtttgatcgggttcgttcctgctgtgtggtgtccaacaatgggcacaaaatagtggctacaagtccagtgaactaattttaaaaccaggcattaatcaatgctttactacaatctacctgcaatgcatgtggctagtgtcagcgtaaagtcctgactgaatgaaaatcattagaacctatatacgtcacgttaacgaagaacagctgaaaagctACAGGGTTtctcaactgcggtagcaatttagctccaactcctccccttgtcatttctatattctttgcatgttgaataaacattaatgttgtttccacatatcatatccgatgtccgctggacttcgggttgcgccgtgtcagctgtttgggattccccgacgtaatttcccctcagaaaacacggaggagaatccgcgctttctgattggctgcctgtcacactcaacaggctgcgttaagatcctagtggggaaaacccctgatttagatagGAGcagcaacgacgatctaccataacacaccacacaatcttacaAAGACCagcgttctaagattgttgtaaggggaaaaataggagcaaaaaatcatgtagtgtgaactattgcatcaggtagtggatgtgcccatcttctctatttaaatctaattattactgaagggcaacataatatacagacttcataatctgcactcttttggttgaatgcagtatttatttccactttggctttatgtagtttttattcaaacacattttttgttaatggagactgagaatccattttgtttttggttgttttgtttatttagtttatcagctccagtgttaaatattcttttgaaaataaagtgtatctatctttggcaggaaatcacatgcattattatgtcatttctattaaatcagtgtaaaaagatcttgagacaatattatcgtttatcgcaataattttttgagacaattaatcgctcagcaaaatttgctatcgtgacaggcctaagtAAACCACAGACATCCAGCCCCACCCTTTGGCATACATGAAACCCAAGCTTTCTTTGATGTTCATATGGTGCTGTGTCTTTTGCTTTGAGCCGATCCATGTCATGTTCCTCATTACCTTCATTCCTTGCACTTGTGTTGCTCCCTGATTGTTTCCCTTCTTAAGCCTCACTCAGTCACACACTGCCAGATTATCAAACGCTTTTCGCTAGTAGTTTTCCAGTACTCTCATCTCGACCTCATTGTTGTGACTTCACTCATGTTCCCTGGATTTGCCCCCCTCCCCTTGCCCTAGTTGGATTGTCGCTGGTTGCCTATCTTTATCTCGACCCATGCCTGTTTTTCAGATTCCCCACTCATGCCTACTGCTCCGGATACCTATTCTGCTCTCTGACCAAAGACAGGCTGTCTGACCAAAGAAGTGGATTtggattttgtgcttttgctgaACGTGGAGGGGGACTGAGTCTGTCTTCACGAATCATTTCTTCTCCTCCCCTGGTACTCCTTCCAGAGCCCTCCGTCAATGGAGCATCTGCCTCCTTCCTCGTCCCTCGGCAGATCACTACAGTACTTGATTGGCAGACCAGGTTAGTGTATACTCCACACACACCAACAGATTCCTTCTGAAGTATTTCTCAAGTCACCGATCTCTCCCCGTGCCCCGCAGTGTTGCAGCTGACAAGCCAGTGTGCCCGCTCCGCTCtatcttttaataaaatctgatatttttgctCACCCCTGTGTCAAGACTGATTCTTCCAAGTACCTCTAGTGAGTCATTACATTTTTGATACCTTTTAACCTCAAATGCATTAAGACTGCAGTATGCAActgttacaaaaatgtttttgttttttttaacaaatttatgtcaccTTGTTATGACAGTATGATATGAGACAGATTATCTGTAAAAAGATAGAATTCTTCCACTTCATCCCAGTGctactattgccatctgaagaaatgcaccactgtCAAAAATAACCCACAGAGTCAGGAGGAGcatcttagcactgtcaatcaacctcatgtttGTGCTGCCAagtgtgctaatggcagaggaACAATTTAACATTGCAGCTAATCTGCCCTTTTTGGTGGTCAAGCTAAGTAGCCTAAGCATTCATTGGATGCAATATTGAACCAGCTGTAGTATAgcacagtggtccccaacccccgggccgcggaccaGTACCGGTctgtggaccaattggtaccaagctgcacaagaaataattaaatatttccgttttatgtattatttgagtctggaggatcttttattttgaaaatcctttaaccggattctctaggttacgtcttgcgcgccaacattgagtCTACAAGCAGCAAagtgagtaagaaacagatcagattatttggaaagtttctttgcgcggggaaaaggcccagagaagagacaggagaatggatttatcctggcaggtgattcccacattccaagctctgcatgatatgctGACCAGCCtgttaatgaggcaatgaagcttcaaactgcttcacCACTAGAGACCAAGCACCCCGTGCATAAGCAACACTAAGGGTGTCATcgtctctcatcactcccagatggaACCGTCTCagtgcagagaaacaagctcagggctcccattagtcgttatcgtgagttaaaatttccatgaaagtaaaatgtttgtttttgtggcgcatctgtatcttattttaaTACAGATTAGCCACATCTGTATCAGTAAATTATTTGGTCCAAAACATTGCAAATTAGTTGGGCTGgctcttttaaattacattggGTCCAACTATAGTAAATGAGTTGAATCaaccttaataaattaaattgagccaactcatttaatttaaattagaataaCCATAATGTATTAAGTTGAGccaacatgtttgatttaaacagGAGTAACAGAATCACATGgtgctgaaataaagcaaattaatcaggtggaaatcctttccataattttttttatgttatccaaagagttatttttttcagtgtagtgattctttattttcagataaggttttattttgtaatatttcacagctttttgtCTTGTGAATATCTTATGGAAAGATCACAATACTACTTTGTAGATGTGTTTGTTCTCAGTTTGTCTGCTATTCAAATATAAAGACTTAAATTAAAGTTGATATAGGAACATGGCTCCATAATTGTGAAAACATGTATGCACCACACAGTCAACACATAATAATGCTCTTTTTTCAGGCCAGGCTTTACAGATAAGATACATCATTAAAATTCTTTACTCTGTAATCAGGTAATGTGTTACCTGATTGCTGAAGGCGATGATTTTTCCAAACTGCTCTCCCTCCTGGCTCTTCTGGGGCTGACACGTTGCTGTGTGGAAAGTGTTCTGAGCTGTTCTAAGTCGCTCTTCACAATCATTTCCAGAGTTCTCCTCTAAATGTTTCTCTTCTTCCTTTTGATTCATTCTCACTGAAGAAGCAGAGGGTAAGACACTGGACCTGCTGATATCCACTGTCTCTGACTCAGATTCCTCTGTGGATGGTTGGAGTTTACAACCAGCATGAACAGAGGCTGAAGTAGCATAATCTATTACAGAGTCAGTTTCTAAGCAGATGGTGTCAGAAGGTAGGTTATTAATACCTATCTCATAGCAAGAAAGCTGATCTTCAGACATCTTGACTTTAGGTTGACAATAATCTTGGTCCATAGCTGATGTGATGACAGAAGGTGGAACAGAGATGTTCTCATTCACAACAGATGTTGACTGATCTGACTGCATTTCTGTTGGGATGCCCTGTTTGCTCTTGCCATCATGTCTGTCTGGGGAACAACAGGCACTTTCAGACTCCTGTTTTAACAAAGCAAGCAAGTTGGAATGGGGAGTGGATCTTCTGCTGGCTCTTTTTTCCTGAGCTTCTGCAGTAGAAAATGTCTCAAAAGAGCGAATCTTTTGTTTGAATGACATGCTAACAGTACCTGAGGTAGACCTGCCTCCAAAGCTTCTGGTAACACCTGCCTCAGGTATCTCCTTTGAATCACTGACTTGCTTCCTCTGATCTggattttcttgtattttcctCAGACTCGGGTTAAACCAAGCAGGTTTGGGTGCCACTGGAGGAGCTATTTTTGATCCTGAAGCTTTTTGAGCTGTGTTTTCAAAAGTCACAATGGATGATGGTTCAGGGGCTGCATCGCTGAGCTCCAGAATGTTCTCCTCTTCTTTCATGGTAGCGATATGGATGCTGTGTATTTTAACAATCTATCTTCTTTGGtgtgctgttatttttttagctaACAGGCAGATCGTTTGGAGGACTCTTGGAAAGGTGGACCCACTGATCTTTATATGTTGGTTATTGAAAGCCTGTCTCTAAAGATCTCTTCTCTGTGACCTAAAACGAGGCATACAAGATAAATAGCTGTAAACACAAGACAACAAGAAACTAAAAGTTCATCAAAGCAATTCATGAAAGtaataaatgttactttaaccacaatacaaaatgtatttttataactttCTTGTATCTGACATGGTGTCTCTGGAATTCTCTGCCTGCTGCTTCTGTGTGTTTAGAACCAGTGTTTCTTTTACCATCTATTTACAGGATTTGAAAGTGGATTGACATgcttaaaactgcagtatgtaatttttataaatttatattttttgcatatttgcttaaactgtcactatgttgtgacatgagacagataatctgtcaatttgcatcatttattgtttttatttttactctctctgtctttctaccaaaaactggtaGAAAGAGTTTTCAGTCCCAACTAgaccatttttaaaagaaaagttttgtttacagaaacttaataatttattttatttgttgtttctgttgcttatgtactttgaatatttaaaatgtcgaccagttccagtgttaaatgttcattggaATTTAAAGCTTATTAATCTCCGAGAATGGATTCTTACATTATGTCATTACCactatattacttgaaaatggtctcaaaacaaaaatattatcatttattggaATAACTTCTgaaacaatttatcatccagcaaaatttgtcattGTAACAATAGTGATAGCGCTCTCAGTCAAGCTTGTGTATCCACTGCTCAACGTGccaatggcagagaaacaactcaccattccaaataaactgcttatcaatcaatcaatcaaattttatttgtatagcacatttcagcaacaaggcatttcaaagtgctttacattataaaaacacaaagtcatgcatagaatcaacaattaaaacattacattaagtcaagttccatcattaaatgtgtaattgattatgtttcaaatacaattctaaacaggtgggtttttagtcaagaTTTAAGGGAACTCAagtgtttcaactgttttacagttttctggaagtttgttccaaatttgtggtgaatgctgcttctcctcgtttggttctggttctggatgcagagcagaaccagaaccagaagacctgagaggtctggaaggttgatacaacaacagcagatctttaatgtattgtggtgctgagccgttcagtgatttagaAACTATCAACaggattttaaagtctattctctgagctacagggagccagtggagggactttagaactggtgttatgtgctctaacttcctggttttagtgagaacgcaagcagcagcattctggagcagctgcagctgtccgATTTTTTTTAGGTAGACCTGTGAAAATGCTGTTGTAGTGATCAAtatgactaaagataaacacatagATGAGTTtttctagatctggctgagacattagtcctataatcctggaaatgttcttcaggtgtaACTGCTTATGCTAAGTGTTGTCACATACTTGTTGAATCCATATATAACCCATATCTGTGTTACTAACAGAGGTGACTGGAATACTATTGTGTGTCAGTAGTAGAGGTACTTGGCTCTACTcgatacaaaaataaaataaaatttcaagaaaCTGAACTATCAATCTTATCCCATTAGTATTGATCTGACATTGACTTGGTatgaatatttcaatattttggaTCAATCCACCATCTCTAACACCCAAGATGGAGTTTGGTTGCTGTTGAGCAGCAGATTGCCAGTTTGGTATGTGCTGCCCTAACTTCACTGTGGTGGGTGTCCTATTTTGTTGTGCTATAGTTGACCTTTATGAAGTAGCTACTACTTCACATCGCCTTGAGTGTCcaaaaaaagtgctttaaatattttatgtaatattaatcTCACAGGCGATCGATCACCAGCTAGCCGTTTCTCCTCTTCCATTCTGTATGTGCATGAGTCTGTGTGCATCAGCAGGCATGTAATGCCTTGTAGATGTCGCAACGTCAGCTAAAGTTCAcaattttaatgtcttttgacataaaaaattgTGACCAGCTGACTATATTTATAGGCATTATATAACATCTAACCACTACTGTTTTGTCTCCAGATTTCTGCTTGATGCAACTTTTTGCTGCCAGATACTGTTGCTGTGTCTCATTTCCATAAACTTATTTCCTATTTTGggcagttatttttttatcttctggATTATATAAATGTAGTCTATCCATAACCTCACTCCCTCCTATTTCGAAGAACTCCTTAATGTCACCACACATTCCCTCTCCCTTAGGTCGTCCTCTGCCATCCATTTTGCAGTTCTATCTGCCTGTCTCAGCACCACAGGGAGCATGATGATGACGAGAGGaaagatttttagttttactatCAATATTCTGGACCCCACTCTGAATTAGGACTCCAGCAAAAGGCTCCAAAGCAACCCTTGCCAGTCCAGGATGGATGTGAGACCTGCTGTCAGCCAGCCTTCTCTTTATGTAGATCATTTCCCCTACTAGGGTACAGTACTTGATAACATCTTTTTGGACATTGTTTTTTGCCTTGCAGATTTCAGACCTTATATTTTGGAACAGCTACCTGAGTAAGTACGGTACCATTAAAGAATTCCAGCAGTTGAGTCTCCTGTTTCTGTGCATGAGACCGAGTGTATGAAAATGCGCCATTTTGGAATAAATTGGactaaatttgaattaaaatactttgtgaAATCTTTTACTGATATCtggttttttttagagaatACAATTTAATCTTTCTATATGTGAGTCAGCATGGCTACTGCGAAAATGAATCATTTCGAGTATATCAGCCATGGGAAACATTAAGACAAATGACGACTGCAACAAAACCCCCAACTCAAACAGGAAATTCAGTCGGTGTCACTTTCCTACAAGATACTGCAGATCACACCACCAAATTCACTTTTATCAAATTGTTAGAACAGTTAGCAAGCAGCCCAGGCAGTCCTGCATACAGAGAGGTAGTACTTGTGTCTTACCTGT of Xiphophorus couchianus chromosome 4, X_couchianus-1.0, whole genome shotgun sequence contains these proteins:
- the il16 gene encoding pro-interleukin-16 isoform X1; its protein translation is MKEEENILELSDAAPEPSSIVTFENTAQKASGSKIAPPVAPKPAWFNPSLRKIQENPDQRKQVSDSKEIPEAGVTRSFGGRSTSGTVSMSFKQKIRSFETFSTAEAQEKRASRRSTPHSNLLALLKQESESACCSPDRHDGKSKQGIPTEMQSDQSTSVVNENISVPPSVITSAMDQDYCQPKVKMSEDQLSCYEIGINNLPSDTICLETDSVIDYATSASVHAGCKLQPSTEESESETVDISRSSVLPSASSVRMNQKEEEKHLEENSGNDCEERLRTAQNTFHTATCQPQKSQEGEQFGKIIAFSNQVSQAILRSLPSSDHGNPQSQNVLETPLKDVDNPQESELGKDCTNKGFSVSLATLTECTTEQGRQTSDRETYAHSVISVIPSQEIQKMIEEVEALDEETLKQLLDIHVVILHKDIGAGLGFSIAGGCDLENKAPTVHKVFPCGLAAQEGTIQKGDVVLSINGLTLCGVKHMDATAILRQTRSQTLAVVVICKRTNEEEKDGGNRMGEETVEQETPLSVDVEKGSGGIGFSLEGGRGSIQGDRPLVINRIFKGGAGEQSGLQCGDELLQVQGVSLQDMTRFEAWKMIKALPEGLVRLVIRRRQVAED
- the il16 gene encoding pro-interleukin-16 isoform X2, which gives rise to MKEEENILELSDAAPEPSSIVTFENTAQKASGSKIAPPVAPKPAWFNPSLRKIQENPDQRKQVSDSKEIPEAGVTRSFGGRSTSGTVSMSFKQKIRSFETFSTAEAQEKRASRRSTPHSNLLALLKQESESACCSPDRHDGKSKQGIPTEMQSDQSTSVVNENISVPPSVITSAMDQDYCQPKVKMSEDQLSCYEIGINNLPSDTICLETDSVIDYATSASVHAGCKLQPSTEESESETVDISRSSVLPSASSVRMNQKEEEKHLEENSGNDCEERLRTAQNTFHTATCQPQKSQEGEQFGKIIAFSNQVSQAILRSLPSSDHGNPQSQNVLETPLKDVDNPQESELGKDCTNKGFSVSLATLTECTTEQGRQTSDRETYAHSVISVIPSQEIQKMIEEVEALDEETLKQLLDIHVVILHKDIGAGLGFSIAGGCDLENKAPTVHKVFPCGLAAQEGTIQKGDVVLSINGLTLCGVKHMDATAILRQTRSQTLAVVVICKRTNEEEKDGGNRMGEEMEQETPLSVDVEKGSGGIGFSLEGGRGSIQGDRPLVINRIFKGGAGEQSGLQCGDELLQVQGVSLQDMTRFEAWKMIKALPEGLVRLVIRRRQVAED